Proteins encoded within one genomic window of Diceros bicornis minor isolate mBicDic1 chromosome X, mDicBic1.mat.cur, whole genome shotgun sequence:
- the GJB1 gene encoding gap junction beta-1 protein, whose protein sequence is MNWTGLYTLLSGVNRHSTAIGRVWLSVIFIFRIMVLVVAAESVWGDEKSSFICNTLQPGCNSVCYDHFFPISHVRLWSLQLILVSTPALLVAMHVAHQQHIEKKMLRLEGHGDPIHLEEVKRHKVHISGTLWWTYVISVVFRLLFEAAFMYVFYLLYPGYAMVRLVKCDAYPCPNTVDCFVSRPTEKTVFTVFMLAASGICIILNVAEVVYLIIRACARRAQRRSNPPSRKGSGFGHRLSPEYKQNEINKLLSEQDGSLKDILRRSPGTGAGLAEKSDRCSAC, encoded by the coding sequence ATGAACTGGACAGGTTTGTACACCTTGCTCAGTGGCGTGAACCGGCATTCTACTGCCATTGGCCGAGTATGGCTCTCAGTCATCTTCATCTTCAGAATCATGGTGCTGGTGGTGGCTGCAGAGAGTGTGTGGGGTGATGAGAAGTCTTCCTTCATCTGCAACACTCTCCAACCTGGCTGCAACAGCGTCTGCTATGACCACTTTTTCCCCATTTCCCATGTGCGTCTGTGGTCTCTGCAGCTCATCTTGGTTTCCACTCCAGCTCTCCTCGTGGCCATGCACGTGGCTCACCAGCAGcacatagaaaagaaaatgcttcGACTTGAGGGTCATGGGGACCCCATACACCTGGAGGAGGTGAAGAGGCACAAGGTCCACATCTCAGGGACACTGTGGTGGACCTATGTCATCAGTGTGGTCTTCCGGCTGCTATTCGAGGCTGCCTTCATGTATGTCTTTTATCTGCTCTACCCTGGCTACGCCATGGTGCGACTTGTCAAGTGTGATGCCTACCCCTGCCCCAATACAGTGGACTGCTTCGTTTCCCGGCCCACCGAGAAAACCGTCTTCACCGTCTTTATGCTGGCCGCCTCCGGCATCTGTATCATCCTCAACGTGGCCGAGGTGGTGTACCTCATCATCCGGGCCTGTGCCCGCCGAGCCCAGCGCCGCTCCAATCCACCCTCTCGCAAGGGCTCGGGCTTTGGCCACCGCCTCTCACCTGAATACAAACAGAATGAGATCAACAAGCTGCTGAGTGAGCAGGACGGCTCCCTGAAAGACATACTGCGCCGCAGCCCCGGCACTGGGGCCGGGCTGGCTGAGAAGAGTGACCGCTGCTCGGCCTGCTGA